From Lagopus muta isolate bLagMut1 chromosome 12, bLagMut1 primary, whole genome shotgun sequence, one genomic window encodes:
- the N4BP1 gene encoding NEDD4-binding protein 1 isoform X2, which yields MAPGRAGGAAHFLERRWRRRRGLMTHEYIKGLCEPELEEKEYYPKDMHCIFVGAQNMFLNSLIQDTCADITVLEIGLLSIKGGAEAVVMAQSQVQQFVKLFENNESLSSEYESDIKKQFRQFVEAHADKYTMDLLILPSSLKRELLTLTQTECCESGGAIIDLTRSGSPAELLQDKTSEVIVTSRDGKTGDEEERNNAGTPVTELTKQMDNVFSDAPETSFVPINVVPPLEAMASKERQSCKRRFSDAEESLPKKQFSLENDQEVNSVLHSDPSKRDDVIDLISGSCGELDDPSYCIKEGDDISEEIEYKILVNFFRTMGYSQSIVEKVIGVLGQSVEPLTLLEEIEKENLKLQKEKEWSSKTPRTTNLCSGSNANSSHILEDEDSSCKKNPLKTSHTSNETRTERHKIRDISSNQIDAEDKMHVSVRKPVSPGKSSAICYKQRDNYCPAKNHNSTSSDTETDGSVPLSPTQAGAPKDVDFVARGSSDVWRTSAKSKNAVQQKSAGSSPVQNSHPVVEDQLGHCSSYQVRSPNQHTSQMSNFENPTQAHILSSEINSTNPDRETDRAYRRHIDPSITGVQRFLESLKKPYRLELKNEPGKPYLKHIIIDGSNVAISHGLRKFFSCRGIAIAVDYFWKRGHRNITVFVPQWRTRRDPSITEQDFLTQLEDVGILSLTPSRMVLGARIASHDDRFLLHLADKTGGVIVTNDNFREFVTESFAWREIIQKRLLQYTFAGDIFMVPDDPLGRNGPRLDDFLQSESCSRTFLSAQKALQSREQYSSETPLFVHVPNPTSSSQQPKNRAQGDRSAAWLPLDTNMKACLSIPPQRSASETVRLREALIKIFPDYEQRQKIDKILADHPFMRDLNALSAMVLD from the exons ATGGCGCCTGGGCGTGCAGGGGGTGCCGCCCACTTCCTGGAGAGGCGGTGGCGCCGCCGTCGCGGGCTGATGACGCAC gAGTATATTAAGGGTCTCTGTGAACCTgaactagaagaaaaagaatactaCCCAAAGGACATGCACTGTATTTTTGTTGGTGCACAGAACATGTTTCTCAACAGTCTTATTCAGGATACCTGTGCTGACATAACAGTGCTGGAAATAGGATTGCTTAGTATTAAAGGGGGTGCAGAAGCAGTTGTTATGGCTCAAAGTCAAGTTCAGCAGTTTGTGAAGCTTTTTGAGAATAATGAAAGCTTGTCAAGCGAATATGAATCagatattaaaaagcaatttagGCAATTTGTGGAGGCACATGCAGATAAATATACAATGGATTTACTGATTTTGCCTAGCTCGCTAAAAAGAGAACTCCTAACTCTTACGCAAACTGAATGTTGTGAGTCAGGGGGTGCTATTATAGATCTTACACGGTCTGGAAGCCCAGCAGAGCTCTTACAGGACAAAACCTCCGAAGTAATTGTTAcaagcagagatggaaaaacaggagatgaggaagagagaaacaatGCTGGGACTCCTGTAACTGAGCTTACAAAGCAAATGGACAATGTGTTTTCTGATGCTCCCGAAACAAGTTTTGTTCCCATAAATGTTGTGCCTCCATTAGAGGCAATGGCATCTAAAGAAAGGCAATCTTGTAAAAGAAGATTTTCTGATGCTGAGGAAAGTCTCCCTAAAAAGCAGTTCTCTCTGGAAAATGACCAGGAAGTGAATTCTGTCTTACACAGTGATCCTTCCAAGAGGGATGATGTTATCGATCTGATTTCAGGTAGCTGTGGTGAATTAGATGATCCCAGTTACTGTATAAAAGAAGGTGATGATATCAGTGAGGAAATAGAATATAAGATTCTTGTAAACTTTTTTAGAACAATGGGATATTCACAAAGTATTGTGGAAAAAGTTATTGGTGTTCTAGGACAGTCTGTGGAACCCTTAACATTGctagaagaaattgaaaaagaaaacttgaaacttcaaaaagaaaaagaatggtcATCTAAAACGCCTAGAACTACAAATCTTTGTTCAGGAAGTAATGCAAATAGTTCACATATCCTAGAAGATGAGGACAGTTCTTGCAAGAAAAATCCACTTAAAACCAGTCATACTTCAAATGAGACGAGAACAGAACGTCACAAAATCAGAGATATCTCAAGTAATCAAATTGATGCGGAAGATAAAATGCATGTATCTGTACGCAAACCTGTCTCTCCTGGTAAAAGTTCAGCTATATGCTATAAACAAAGAGATAACTATTGTCCTGCTAAGAATCATAACTCAACATCAAGTGATACAGAAACTGATGGTTCTGTACCTCTCAGTCCTACGCAGGCTGGAGCTCCCAAAGATGTTGATTTTGTAGCCAGAGGGAGCTCAGATGTGTGGCGTACCTCAGCTAAGAGTAAAAATGCAGTTCAGCAAAAATCTGCAGGGTCCTCACCTGTGCAGAATAGTCATCCTGTTGTAGAGGACCAGTTGGGACACTGCAGCTCTTATCAAGTGAGATCTCCCAACCAACACACTTCTCAAATGTCAAATTTTGAAAATCCTACCCAAGCCCATATATTGTCTTCAGAGATAAATTCTACAAATCCTGACAGAGAGACGGACAGAGCATACAGGCGTCATATTGATCCTTCAATTACTGGTGTCCAAAGATTTCTGGAATCTCTCAAAAAGCCATACAGACTGGAGTTGAAAAATGAACCTGGGAAACCATATTTAAAACATATCATTATTGATGGAAGCAACGTTGCAATTTC TCATGGTTTAAGGAAGTTCTTCTCCTGTCGAGGAATTGCAATAGCTGTTGACTACTTTTGGAAACGTGGCCACAGAAATATTACTGTGTTTGTTCCACAGTGGAGAACAAGACGTGATCCTTCCATTACAG AGCAGGATTTTTTAACACAGCTGGAAGATGTTGGAATATTGTCTTTAACCCCTTCAAGGATGGTATTGGGAGCAAGGATTGCTTCTCATGATGACAG ATTTTTATTACATCTTGCTGATAAAACTGGAGGTGTTATTGTGACTAACGATAACTTCAGAGAATTTGTGACAGAATCATTTGCCTGGAGAGAAATTATTCAGAAAAG GTTGCTCCAGTACACTTTTGCTGGGGACATTTTTATGGTTCCCGATGATCCCTTGGGAAGAAATGGACCTAGATTAGATGACTTTCTTCAAAGTGAAAGCTGTTCTAG AACTTTTCTGTCAGCACAAAAAGCTTTACAGAGCAGAGAGCAATATTCTTCTGAGACACCTTTGTTTGTGCACGTTCCCAATCCAACCAGCAGCAGTCAACAGCCTAAAAATCGAGCACAAGGTGATCGTTCAGCAGCATGGCTTCCATTGGATACAAATATGAAGGCTTGTCTGTCAATTCCACCACAAAGATCTGCCTCAGAAACAGTACGATTAAGAGAAGCcttgataaaaatatttcctgattaTGAGCAAAGACAGAAGATTGATAAAATATTAGCTGATCATCCATTCATGAGAGATCTTAATGCACTATCTGCCATGGTGCTTGACTGA
- the N4BP1 gene encoding NEDD4-binding protein 1 isoform X1 produces the protein MAAPWAARGSGPGLDEFTVPAEKRRFLEGSRGRIQGLFEVRLAVLEAQGDWRPALPPPGQPPPAARIWVQLAGGGKAVRSAKEYIKGLCEPELEEKEYYPKDMHCIFVGAQNMFLNSLIQDTCADITVLEIGLLSIKGGAEAVVMAQSQVQQFVKLFENNESLSSEYESDIKKQFRQFVEAHADKYTMDLLILPSSLKRELLTLTQTECCESGGAIIDLTRSGSPAELLQDKTSEVIVTSRDGKTGDEEERNNAGTPVTELTKQMDNVFSDAPETSFVPINVVPPLEAMASKERQSCKRRFSDAEESLPKKQFSLENDQEVNSVLHSDPSKRDDVIDLISGSCGELDDPSYCIKEGDDISEEIEYKILVNFFRTMGYSQSIVEKVIGVLGQSVEPLTLLEEIEKENLKLQKEKEWSSKTPRTTNLCSGSNANSSHILEDEDSSCKKNPLKTSHTSNETRTERHKIRDISSNQIDAEDKMHVSVRKPVSPGKSSAICYKQRDNYCPAKNHNSTSSDTETDGSVPLSPTQAGAPKDVDFVARGSSDVWRTSAKSKNAVQQKSAGSSPVQNSHPVVEDQLGHCSSYQVRSPNQHTSQMSNFENPTQAHILSSEINSTNPDRETDRAYRRHIDPSITGVQRFLESLKKPYRLELKNEPGKPYLKHIIIDGSNVAISHGLRKFFSCRGIAIAVDYFWKRGHRNITVFVPQWRTRRDPSITEQDFLTQLEDVGILSLTPSRMVLGARIASHDDRFLLHLADKTGGVIVTNDNFREFVTESFAWREIIQKRLLQYTFAGDIFMVPDDPLGRNGPRLDDFLQSESCSRTFLSAQKALQSREQYSSETPLFVHVPNPTSSSQQPKNRAQGDRSAAWLPLDTNMKACLSIPPQRSASETVRLREALIKIFPDYEQRQKIDKILADHPFMRDLNALSAMVLD, from the exons ATGGCGGCTCCCTGGGCGGCCCGCGGCTCCGGGCCGGGCCTGGACGAATTTACCGTCCCGGCCGAGAAACGCCGCTTCCTGGAGGGCAGCCGGGGCCGCATCCAGGGCCTGTTCGAGGTGCGGCTGGCCGTCCTGGAGGCGCAGGGGGACTGGCGGCCCGCCCTCCCGCCGCCGGGACAGCCGCCACCCGCCGCTAGGATCTGGGTGCAGCTGGCGGGCGGCGGGAAGGCCGTGCGGAGCGCCAAG gAGTATATTAAGGGTCTCTGTGAACCTgaactagaagaaaaagaatactaCCCAAAGGACATGCACTGTATTTTTGTTGGTGCACAGAACATGTTTCTCAACAGTCTTATTCAGGATACCTGTGCTGACATAACAGTGCTGGAAATAGGATTGCTTAGTATTAAAGGGGGTGCAGAAGCAGTTGTTATGGCTCAAAGTCAAGTTCAGCAGTTTGTGAAGCTTTTTGAGAATAATGAAAGCTTGTCAAGCGAATATGAATCagatattaaaaagcaatttagGCAATTTGTGGAGGCACATGCAGATAAATATACAATGGATTTACTGATTTTGCCTAGCTCGCTAAAAAGAGAACTCCTAACTCTTACGCAAACTGAATGTTGTGAGTCAGGGGGTGCTATTATAGATCTTACACGGTCTGGAAGCCCAGCAGAGCTCTTACAGGACAAAACCTCCGAAGTAATTGTTAcaagcagagatggaaaaacaggagatgaggaagagagaaacaatGCTGGGACTCCTGTAACTGAGCTTACAAAGCAAATGGACAATGTGTTTTCTGATGCTCCCGAAACAAGTTTTGTTCCCATAAATGTTGTGCCTCCATTAGAGGCAATGGCATCTAAAGAAAGGCAATCTTGTAAAAGAAGATTTTCTGATGCTGAGGAAAGTCTCCCTAAAAAGCAGTTCTCTCTGGAAAATGACCAGGAAGTGAATTCTGTCTTACACAGTGATCCTTCCAAGAGGGATGATGTTATCGATCTGATTTCAGGTAGCTGTGGTGAATTAGATGATCCCAGTTACTGTATAAAAGAAGGTGATGATATCAGTGAGGAAATAGAATATAAGATTCTTGTAAACTTTTTTAGAACAATGGGATATTCACAAAGTATTGTGGAAAAAGTTATTGGTGTTCTAGGACAGTCTGTGGAACCCTTAACATTGctagaagaaattgaaaaagaaaacttgaaacttcaaaaagaaaaagaatggtcATCTAAAACGCCTAGAACTACAAATCTTTGTTCAGGAAGTAATGCAAATAGTTCACATATCCTAGAAGATGAGGACAGTTCTTGCAAGAAAAATCCACTTAAAACCAGTCATACTTCAAATGAGACGAGAACAGAACGTCACAAAATCAGAGATATCTCAAGTAATCAAATTGATGCGGAAGATAAAATGCATGTATCTGTACGCAAACCTGTCTCTCCTGGTAAAAGTTCAGCTATATGCTATAAACAAAGAGATAACTATTGTCCTGCTAAGAATCATAACTCAACATCAAGTGATACAGAAACTGATGGTTCTGTACCTCTCAGTCCTACGCAGGCTGGAGCTCCCAAAGATGTTGATTTTGTAGCCAGAGGGAGCTCAGATGTGTGGCGTACCTCAGCTAAGAGTAAAAATGCAGTTCAGCAAAAATCTGCAGGGTCCTCACCTGTGCAGAATAGTCATCCTGTTGTAGAGGACCAGTTGGGACACTGCAGCTCTTATCAAGTGAGATCTCCCAACCAACACACTTCTCAAATGTCAAATTTTGAAAATCCTACCCAAGCCCATATATTGTCTTCAGAGATAAATTCTACAAATCCTGACAGAGAGACGGACAGAGCATACAGGCGTCATATTGATCCTTCAATTACTGGTGTCCAAAGATTTCTGGAATCTCTCAAAAAGCCATACAGACTGGAGTTGAAAAATGAACCTGGGAAACCATATTTAAAACATATCATTATTGATGGAAGCAACGTTGCAATTTC TCATGGTTTAAGGAAGTTCTTCTCCTGTCGAGGAATTGCAATAGCTGTTGACTACTTTTGGAAACGTGGCCACAGAAATATTACTGTGTTTGTTCCACAGTGGAGAACAAGACGTGATCCTTCCATTACAG AGCAGGATTTTTTAACACAGCTGGAAGATGTTGGAATATTGTCTTTAACCCCTTCAAGGATGGTATTGGGAGCAAGGATTGCTTCTCATGATGACAG ATTTTTATTACATCTTGCTGATAAAACTGGAGGTGTTATTGTGACTAACGATAACTTCAGAGAATTTGTGACAGAATCATTTGCCTGGAGAGAAATTATTCAGAAAAG GTTGCTCCAGTACACTTTTGCTGGGGACATTTTTATGGTTCCCGATGATCCCTTGGGAAGAAATGGACCTAGATTAGATGACTTTCTTCAAAGTGAAAGCTGTTCTAG AACTTTTCTGTCAGCACAAAAAGCTTTACAGAGCAGAGAGCAATATTCTTCTGAGACACCTTTGTTTGTGCACGTTCCCAATCCAACCAGCAGCAGTCAACAGCCTAAAAATCGAGCACAAGGTGATCGTTCAGCAGCATGGCTTCCATTGGATACAAATATGAAGGCTTGTCTGTCAATTCCACCACAAAGATCTGCCTCAGAAACAGTACGATTAAGAGAAGCcttgataaaaatatttcctgattaTGAGCAAAGACAGAAGATTGATAAAATATTAGCTGATCATCCATTCATGAGAGATCTTAATGCACTATCTGCCATGGTGCTTGACTGA
- the N4BP1 gene encoding NEDD4-binding protein 1 isoform X3, which produces MAAPWAARGSGPGLDEFTVPAEKRRFLEGSRGRIQGLFEVRLAVLEAQGDWRPALPPPGQPPPAARIWVQLAGGGKAVRSAKEYIKGLCEPELEEKEYYPKDMHCIFVGAQNMFLNSLIQDTCADITVLEIGLLSIKGGAEAVVMAQSQVQQFVKLFENNESLSSEYESDIKKQFRQFVEAHADKYTMDLLILPSSLKRELLTLTQTECCESGGAIIDLTRSGSPAELLQDKTSEVIVTSRDGKTGDEEERNNAGTPVTELTKQMDNVFSDAPETSFVPINVVPPLEAMASKERQSCKRRFSDAEESLPKKQFSLENDQEVNSVLHSDPSKRDDVIDLISGSCGELDDPSYCIKEGDDISEEIEYKILVNFFRTMGYSQSIVEKVIGVLGQSVEPLTLLEEIEKENLKLQKEKEWSSKTPRTTNLCSGSNANSSHILEDEDSSCKKNPLKTSHTSNETRTERHKIRDISSNQIDAEDKMHVSVRKPVSPGKSSAICYKQRDNYCPAKNHNSTSSDTETDGSVPLSPTQAGAPKDVDFVARGSSDVWRTSAKSKNAVQQKSAGSSPVQNSHPVVEDQLGHCSSYQVRSPNQHTSQMSNFENPTQAHILSSEINSTNPDRETDRAYRRHIDPSITGVQRFLESLKKPYRLELKNEPGKPYLKHIIIDGSNVAISHGLRKFFSCRGIAIAVDYFWKRGHRNITVFVPQWRTRRDPSITEQDFLTQLEDVGILSLTPSRMVLGARIASHDDRFLLHLADKTGGVIVTNDNFREFVTESFAWREIIQKRLLQYTFAGDIFMVPDDPLGRNGPRLDDFLQSESCSRLFRKCW; this is translated from the exons ATGGCGGCTCCCTGGGCGGCCCGCGGCTCCGGGCCGGGCCTGGACGAATTTACCGTCCCGGCCGAGAAACGCCGCTTCCTGGAGGGCAGCCGGGGCCGCATCCAGGGCCTGTTCGAGGTGCGGCTGGCCGTCCTGGAGGCGCAGGGGGACTGGCGGCCCGCCCTCCCGCCGCCGGGACAGCCGCCACCCGCCGCTAGGATCTGGGTGCAGCTGGCGGGCGGCGGGAAGGCCGTGCGGAGCGCCAAG gAGTATATTAAGGGTCTCTGTGAACCTgaactagaagaaaaagaatactaCCCAAAGGACATGCACTGTATTTTTGTTGGTGCACAGAACATGTTTCTCAACAGTCTTATTCAGGATACCTGTGCTGACATAACAGTGCTGGAAATAGGATTGCTTAGTATTAAAGGGGGTGCAGAAGCAGTTGTTATGGCTCAAAGTCAAGTTCAGCAGTTTGTGAAGCTTTTTGAGAATAATGAAAGCTTGTCAAGCGAATATGAATCagatattaaaaagcaatttagGCAATTTGTGGAGGCACATGCAGATAAATATACAATGGATTTACTGATTTTGCCTAGCTCGCTAAAAAGAGAACTCCTAACTCTTACGCAAACTGAATGTTGTGAGTCAGGGGGTGCTATTATAGATCTTACACGGTCTGGAAGCCCAGCAGAGCTCTTACAGGACAAAACCTCCGAAGTAATTGTTAcaagcagagatggaaaaacaggagatgaggaagagagaaacaatGCTGGGACTCCTGTAACTGAGCTTACAAAGCAAATGGACAATGTGTTTTCTGATGCTCCCGAAACAAGTTTTGTTCCCATAAATGTTGTGCCTCCATTAGAGGCAATGGCATCTAAAGAAAGGCAATCTTGTAAAAGAAGATTTTCTGATGCTGAGGAAAGTCTCCCTAAAAAGCAGTTCTCTCTGGAAAATGACCAGGAAGTGAATTCTGTCTTACACAGTGATCCTTCCAAGAGGGATGATGTTATCGATCTGATTTCAGGTAGCTGTGGTGAATTAGATGATCCCAGTTACTGTATAAAAGAAGGTGATGATATCAGTGAGGAAATAGAATATAAGATTCTTGTAAACTTTTTTAGAACAATGGGATATTCACAAAGTATTGTGGAAAAAGTTATTGGTGTTCTAGGACAGTCTGTGGAACCCTTAACATTGctagaagaaattgaaaaagaaaacttgaaacttcaaaaagaaaaagaatggtcATCTAAAACGCCTAGAACTACAAATCTTTGTTCAGGAAGTAATGCAAATAGTTCACATATCCTAGAAGATGAGGACAGTTCTTGCAAGAAAAATCCACTTAAAACCAGTCATACTTCAAATGAGACGAGAACAGAACGTCACAAAATCAGAGATATCTCAAGTAATCAAATTGATGCGGAAGATAAAATGCATGTATCTGTACGCAAACCTGTCTCTCCTGGTAAAAGTTCAGCTATATGCTATAAACAAAGAGATAACTATTGTCCTGCTAAGAATCATAACTCAACATCAAGTGATACAGAAACTGATGGTTCTGTACCTCTCAGTCCTACGCAGGCTGGAGCTCCCAAAGATGTTGATTTTGTAGCCAGAGGGAGCTCAGATGTGTGGCGTACCTCAGCTAAGAGTAAAAATGCAGTTCAGCAAAAATCTGCAGGGTCCTCACCTGTGCAGAATAGTCATCCTGTTGTAGAGGACCAGTTGGGACACTGCAGCTCTTATCAAGTGAGATCTCCCAACCAACACACTTCTCAAATGTCAAATTTTGAAAATCCTACCCAAGCCCATATATTGTCTTCAGAGATAAATTCTACAAATCCTGACAGAGAGACGGACAGAGCATACAGGCGTCATATTGATCCTTCAATTACTGGTGTCCAAAGATTTCTGGAATCTCTCAAAAAGCCATACAGACTGGAGTTGAAAAATGAACCTGGGAAACCATATTTAAAACATATCATTATTGATGGAAGCAACGTTGCAATTTC TCATGGTTTAAGGAAGTTCTTCTCCTGTCGAGGAATTGCAATAGCTGTTGACTACTTTTGGAAACGTGGCCACAGAAATATTACTGTGTTTGTTCCACAGTGGAGAACAAGACGTGATCCTTCCATTACAG AGCAGGATTTTTTAACACAGCTGGAAGATGTTGGAATATTGTCTTTAACCCCTTCAAGGATGGTATTGGGAGCAAGGATTGCTTCTCATGATGACAG ATTTTTATTACATCTTGCTGATAAAACTGGAGGTGTTATTGTGACTAACGATAACTTCAGAGAATTTGTGACAGAATCATTTGCCTGGAGAGAAATTATTCAGAAAAG GTTGCTCCAGTACACTTTTGCTGGGGACATTTTTATGGTTCCCGATGATCCCTTGGGAAGAAATGGACCTAGATTAGATGACTTTCTTCAAAGTGAAAGCTGTTCTAG ACTGTTCAGAAAGTGCTGGTGA